The Candidatus Polarisedimenticolia bacterium genome contains the following window.
GCCGAGCAGGGCATCCAGGTCAGCCCGAAGCGCGTGGCTCGATTGATGCAGGAAGACGGGCTGAAAGCACGGGCCCGTAAGCGATTCAAGATGACGACCATGAGCGACCACGATCAACCGGTCGCCGCCAACCTTCTGGATCGCCAGTTCGAA
Protein-coding sequences here:
- a CDS encoding IS3 family transposase, which gives rise to MRVSPSGFYASRRRPESTHTRDDRRLRVLVRASFDESRRRYGSPRVYRDLAEQGIQVSPKRVARLMQEDGLKARARKRFKMTTMSDHDQPVAANLLDRQFE